A genomic stretch from Nitrospirota bacterium includes:
- a CDS encoding AAA family ATPase, whose product MSRKSELGSQRTVVVDGVTLRLAQPMDTGQEWIGEREILKQLLACWLVIDARDSALSPRITGHPGIGKTTLAMAGAKERKQDLYIFQCTADTRPEDLLVTPVLAESGTIAYHASPLVSAILTGGVCVLDEGNRMNEKSWASLAPLLDHRRCVESIVAGIVIKADPSFRCCVTMNEDASTYEVPDYILSRLQPTLHMGFPRREDELAILRYHLPFAPAEMLALTVDFLQEAHQLALDYSVRDGLHLLQYALKRLAQDQTHPLAKDEAWREAVVKVLGEEALDLEGLARRRKRALGDQALPRGLGDFFFEGDDPLHPDR is encoded by the coding sequence ATGTCCCGCAAGTCCGAGCTCGGATCCCAGCGAACGGTCGTCGTGGACGGCGTCACGCTCCGCTTGGCCCAGCCGATGGACACCGGCCAGGAATGGATCGGCGAGCGGGAGATCCTCAAGCAGTTGCTGGCCTGCTGGCTCGTGATCGACGCCCGGGACTCGGCGCTCTCCCCCCGCATCACCGGCCACCCGGGCATCGGGAAGACCACCCTCGCGATGGCCGGAGCCAAGGAGCGCAAGCAGGACCTCTACATCTTCCAGTGCACGGCGGACACGCGGCCCGAAGACCTGCTGGTCACGCCGGTCCTGGCGGAATCCGGCACGATCGCCTACCACGCCTCTCCGCTGGTGTCCGCGATCCTGACCGGCGGGGTCTGCGTGCTGGACGAAGGCAACCGCATGAACGAGAAGAGCTGGGCCTCGCTCGCCCCCCTGCTGGACCACCGGCGCTGCGTCGAGTCCATCGTCGCGGGCATCGTGATCAAGGCCGACCCGTCGTTCCGCTGCTGCGTGACGATGAACGAGGACGCCTCGACCTACGAGGTGCCGGACTACATCCTGTCCCGGCTCCAGCCCACGCTGCACATGGGCTTTCCCCGCCGGGAGGACGAGCTGGCCATCCTGCGCTATCACCTGCCCTTTGCCCCGGCCGAGATGCTGGCCCTGACCGTGGACTTCCTGCAGGAGGCCCATCAGCTCGCCCTCGACTATTCGGTGCGGGACGGGCTCCACCTGCTGCAGTACGCGCTCAAGCGGCTGGCGCAGGACCAGACCCACCCGCTGGCTAAGGACGAGGCCTGGCGGGAGGCGGTGGTGAAGGTCCTGGGCGAGGAAGCCCTGGATCTGGAGGGGCTGGCCCGGCGCAGGAAGCGGGCGCTCGGCGACCAGGCCCTGCCCCGCGGGCTGGGGGATTTCTTCTTCGAAGGGGATGATCCGCTGCATCCCGACCGATGA
- a CDS encoding LysM peptidoglycan-binding domain-containing protein, with protein sequence MKRLTVKSLALFCASWVLLAGCVMTEKYEAEKARAMNFQRLLAQEEKRTGEMDSELKRLKRESADLEARNRELTAQLQAVREQLARVQEEMALREAAMTKKAAESAKAPKGRRADRGDKDLLGTLEEPPAEVATPEPSGTVTVGGTARYHEVKPGETLFSIAKRYGTDVKTLKSWNSLRSNSIEVGQRLVVGRE encoded by the coding sequence ATGAAACGGCTTACCGTGAAGTCCCTTGCCCTGTTCTGCGCGAGCTGGGTCCTGCTGGCCGGCTGTGTGATGACCGAGAAGTACGAGGCGGAAAAGGCCCGCGCGATGAACTTCCAGCGGCTCCTGGCCCAGGAGGAGAAGCGGACGGGCGAGATGGACAGCGAGCTCAAGCGCCTGAAGCGGGAGAGCGCCGACCTCGAGGCCAGGAACCGGGAGTTGACCGCCCAGCTCCAGGCGGTTCGGGAGCAATTGGCCAGGGTGCAGGAAGAGATGGCCTTGCGGGAAGCCGCCATGACGAAGAAGGCCGCGGAGTCCGCCAAAGCTCCCAAGGGCAGGCGGGCGGACAGGGGCGACAAGGACTTGCTGGGGACCTTGGAGGAGCCGCCGGCCGAGGTTGCGACACCGGAGCCGAGCGGCACGGTCACGGTGGGCGGGACCGCACGTTACCACGAGGTCAAGCCGGGCGAGACCCTCTTCAGCATTGCCAAGCGGTACGGGACCGACGTGAAAACGCTCAAGAGCTGGAACAGCCTGCGCAGCAATTCCATTGAAGTGGGCCAGAGGCTCGTGGTTGGGCGCGAATAG
- a CDS encoding protein kinase, producing MLLLNPSARREKAYADGNWDKVISIALKQLKSDPEDIKALNDLADAYYQKGMIDEAYETCRQINSSHPVSDFQRQFATLGLRYMRYHLVLGTILYKKGRYDEALQLLNHLKFLKGHLSDKFHLSAQIHLARGNVDQAVAEYEQMWKWRPDRTPKVLKNLGLLTTKHPRHAKAQRLYIEILKKSDQLNARVAQWEKSAQSGKADPSDLYRLGYYYQSEGKDQKAVELFLQYRQSRPDDPEIHWHLGDLYGERGEGVKAMQQYRRVVELSPEKLDMVVAKLDGLVRYANEREKPAIVCEVISLHLSTGKLKAVREKLEQLAPAVQVDRELRGKVAAMLVASLERYMETGELDAARTVQEQLLLLDPTNPGFQARLREMDELLGQKRIQEMEEILRMGLLAPHETTRVLFELGEAYRKRGEPDEKQLSVYQQLARSESPYQADALLRLGLIFLRKGLDDLAEGQFAKLQQMAIPNEKRAQCFYQIGLAYEGQDVLDRAREYYKKTLEIDATYQDVARRLEHFPRLTPSLASTQTVSQKDPTAVLQERYEAVTRIGTGGMGTVFRAVDRVLRRTVALKFMKEDFQRDPEAVARFIREAQAASNLRHPGIVAIYDIHVQEPIYIAMEYVEGGTLRDLLRQRNLPVEEIRAIALQLCDAFGYAHGNGVVHRDIKPDNILMASDGKVKIADFGLARVAEGSTAMTRTGTVMGTPKYMAPEQIQGKAADARTDIYAFGVMLYELLTGKVPFSDGDVAYRQIHEMPLSPRLLNADVPEQFDTVVMTCLQKKPEGRFPSMEEVGRALQGP from the coding sequence ATGCTCCTCCTCAATCCTTCGGCAAGACGCGAAAAGGCCTATGCGGACGGCAATTGGGACAAGGTCATCTCGATTGCCCTCAAACAGCTCAAGAGCGATCCGGAGGACATCAAGGCCCTGAATGACCTCGCCGATGCCTATTACCAGAAGGGCATGATCGACGAGGCTTACGAAACCTGCCGGCAGATCAACTCCTCCCATCCGGTGTCCGATTTCCAGCGGCAATTCGCCACCCTCGGCCTCCGGTACATGCGGTATCACCTGGTCCTGGGGACGATCCTGTACAAGAAGGGGCGCTACGACGAGGCCCTCCAGCTGCTCAACCACCTGAAGTTCCTCAAAGGGCATCTCTCCGACAAATTCCACCTGTCCGCTCAAATCCACCTTGCCCGAGGCAACGTGGACCAGGCGGTCGCCGAATACGAGCAGATGTGGAAGTGGCGCCCCGACCGGACGCCGAAGGTCCTCAAGAACCTCGGTTTGCTCACGACGAAGCACCCGCGGCACGCAAAAGCCCAGCGGCTCTACATCGAGATCCTCAAGAAGAGCGATCAGCTCAACGCCCGCGTCGCCCAGTGGGAAAAGTCCGCGCAGAGCGGCAAGGCCGATCCTTCCGACTTGTACCGGCTGGGGTACTATTATCAGTCCGAAGGGAAGGATCAGAAGGCCGTCGAGCTCTTTCTGCAGTACCGGCAGAGCCGTCCGGACGACCCGGAAATCCATTGGCACCTCGGCGACCTCTACGGAGAGCGCGGTGAGGGCGTGAAGGCGATGCAGCAGTACCGGAGGGTCGTCGAACTCAGTCCGGAAAAGCTGGACATGGTCGTCGCCAAGCTCGACGGGCTGGTCCGGTACGCGAACGAGCGGGAGAAGCCCGCGATCGTCTGCGAAGTCATTTCGCTGCATCTCAGCACGGGCAAGCTGAAGGCCGTCCGCGAGAAGCTGGAGCAACTGGCCCCGGCCGTTCAGGTGGACCGGGAGCTGAGGGGGAAGGTCGCGGCGATGCTGGTCGCCAGCCTGGAGCGCTACATGGAGACGGGCGAGCTGGACGCGGCCAGAACGGTCCAGGAACAGTTGCTCCTGCTCGATCCGACGAATCCCGGCTTTCAGGCGCGCTTGCGCGAGATGGACGAGCTCCTGGGTCAGAAGAGGATCCAGGAGATGGAAGAGATCCTCCGGATGGGGCTGCTGGCCCCTCACGAGACGACCCGGGTCCTCTTCGAGCTCGGAGAGGCCTATCGCAAGCGCGGGGAACCGGACGAGAAACAGCTCTCGGTCTACCAGCAATTGGCTCGGTCCGAGTCTCCTTACCAGGCCGACGCGCTGTTGCGGCTCGGCCTGATCTTTCTGCGAAAGGGATTGGACGATCTCGCCGAGGGCCAGTTCGCGAAGCTGCAGCAGATGGCAATTCCCAACGAGAAGCGGGCGCAGTGCTTCTACCAGATCGGCCTGGCCTACGAAGGTCAGGACGTTCTGGACAGGGCGCGGGAGTATTACAAGAAGACCCTGGAGATCGACGCCACCTACCAGGACGTGGCCAGACGGCTGGAGCACTTTCCCAGGCTCACCCCGTCCCTGGCCTCGACGCAGACCGTTTCGCAGAAGGATCCCACCGCCGTCCTCCAGGAGCGCTACGAAGCGGTCACCAGGATCGGGACCGGCGGAATGGGGACGGTCTTTCGCGCGGTGGACCGCGTGCTTCGCCGCACCGTGGCCCTCAAATTCATGAAAGAGGACTTCCAGCGCGACCCCGAGGCGGTGGCGCGATTCATCCGGGAGGCCCAGGCGGCGAGCAACCTGCGGCATCCGGGCATCGTGGCGATCTATGACATCCACGTCCAGGAACCGATCTACATCGCCATGGAGTATGTGGAGGGCGGAACCTTGCGCGACCTCTTGCGGCAGCGGAACCTGCCCGTGGAGGAGATCAGGGCGATCGCGCTCCAGCTCTGCGACGCGTTCGGGTACGCCCACGGCAACGGGGTGGTGCACCGGGACATCAAGCCGGACAATATTCTCATGGCTTCCGACGGGAAGGTGAAAATCGCCGATTTCGGGCTGGCCCGGGTTGCGGAGGGAAGCACGGCGATGACGAGGACGGGGACGGTCATGGGGACCCCCAAGTACATGGCGCCCGAGCAGATCCAGGGCAAGGCCGCCGACGCGCGAACGGACATCTACGCCTTCGGCGTGATGCTGTACGAGCTGCTGACGGGAAAGGTCCCGTTCAGCGACGGGGACGTGGCGTACCGGCAGATCCACGAGATGCCCCTGTCGCCGCGCCTGCTCAACGCGGACGTCCCGGAGCAGTTCGACACGGTCGTCATGACCTGCCTGCAAAAGAAGCCGGAAGGCCGGTTCCCGTCCATGGAGGAGGTCGGCCGGGCCCTCCAGGGCCCGTGA
- a CDS encoding adenylate/guanylate cyclase domain-containing protein: MTSCPHCGQEQAGATYCDHCRVHIGLYRDVKQALASLESGLGEVRQLSSAPKPGVAPSTDPLKKLVEAYQTLRKSFEGLSRAQREMATLAEVGRMVNSVLAMDRLLDLIMDMAVKVMNAERGFLMLEDPETGELAIVVARNMEAALQDKQQWKISSNICSRVAKEGQPILATDAQKEDQFQGMQSVMAQHVRSLLCVPMQLKTGEVIGVIYVDNRMVSGAFSAESLEFLTGFAHQAAIAVENARLYENVQKETKARLNLQRYLSPNLVDDVMSRKEVLALGGQRVVCSVLFADLCGFTPLSQRLDPEKVVQFLNEYFSAMADVIFEHHGTLDKFIGDAIMAVFGAPVPTPAHASNAVSAALAMQREARRLQEKAGREGGQTLELRIGINSGEVIAGNIGSPSRIEYTVIGDQVNLAARLEPLAPAGGILISGSTYRYVKDLVKVQRLPDVEVKGRTGLVEVYQVQDLLAQEAKPEAKDLRRHARQDVSLFAIYRDRRQSRMFQGSVKNISLGGIQLSTREEFPAGSEIVLSFSLPNGEKLGEIEARVVRTQQLVDDRGKSYFKLGVQFTKCAEEDREKIGRVSRQPS; this comes from the coding sequence ATGACGTCCTGCCCCCACTGCGGTCAGGAGCAGGCCGGCGCGACCTATTGCGACCACTGCCGGGTGCACATCGGGCTGTACCGCGACGTGAAGCAGGCCCTGGCCTCGCTGGAGTCGGGGCTCGGCGAGGTCCGGCAACTCTCCTCGGCCCCGAAGCCGGGCGTGGCTCCTTCCACGGACCCTCTGAAGAAGCTCGTCGAGGCGTACCAGACGTTGCGGAAGAGCTTCGAGGGCCTGAGCCGAGCCCAGCGGGAGATGGCGACGCTGGCGGAGGTCGGCCGGATGGTCAACTCGGTCCTCGCGATGGACCGGCTGCTCGACCTGATCATGGACATGGCGGTGAAGGTGATGAACGCCGAGCGAGGGTTCCTGATGCTGGAGGACCCGGAGACCGGCGAGTTGGCGATCGTGGTCGCCCGGAACATGGAGGCGGCGCTTCAGGACAAGCAGCAGTGGAAGATCAGCAGCAACATCTGCAGCCGTGTGGCCAAGGAGGGGCAGCCCATCCTTGCCACCGACGCGCAGAAGGAGGACCAATTCCAGGGGATGCAGAGCGTGATGGCGCAGCACGTCCGCTCGCTCCTGTGCGTGCCCATGCAACTGAAGACGGGGGAAGTGATCGGGGTGATCTACGTGGACAACCGCATGGTCTCCGGCGCCTTCTCGGCCGAGAGCCTGGAGTTCCTCACGGGATTCGCCCACCAGGCGGCCATCGCGGTCGAGAACGCCCGGCTCTACGAGAACGTCCAGAAGGAGACGAAGGCCCGCCTGAACCTCCAGCGGTACCTCTCGCCCAACCTGGTGGACGACGTCATGAGCCGCAAGGAGGTGCTGGCGCTGGGCGGGCAGCGGGTCGTCTGCTCCGTGCTCTTCGCCGACCTCTGCGGGTTCACCCCGCTCTCCCAACGGCTCGATCCGGAGAAGGTCGTGCAGTTTCTGAACGAGTACTTTTCCGCGATGGCCGACGTCATTTTCGAGCACCACGGGACCCTCGACAAGTTCATCGGCGACGCCATCATGGCCGTCTTCGGGGCGCCGGTGCCGACCCCCGCCCACGCCTCGAACGCCGTGTCGGCCGCGCTCGCCATGCAGCGGGAAGCCAGGCGGCTCCAGGAGAAGGCCGGCCGGGAGGGAGGCCAGACGCTGGAGCTGCGGATCGGCATCAACAGCGGGGAGGTGATCGCGGGCAACATCGGATCGCCTTCCCGGATCGAGTACACGGTCATCGGCGATCAGGTGAACCTCGCGGCCCGCTTGGAGCCCCTAGCGCCCGCGGGCGGGATTCTGATCAGCGGCTCGACCTATCGGTACGTGAAGGATCTGGTGAAGGTGCAGAGGCTCCCGGATGTCGAGGTGAAGGGCCGGACCGGGCTGGTGGAGGTGTATCAAGTCCAGGATCTGCTGGCCCAGGAGGCGAAACCCGAGGCGAAGGACCTCCGGCGGCACGCGCGGCAGGACGTTTCGCTCTTCGCCATCTATCGGGATCGGCGACAGAGCCGGATGTTCCAGGGGTCGGTCAAGAACATCAGCCTGGGGGGAATCCAGCTCAGCACGAGGGAGGAATTCCCGGCCGGGTCGGAAATCGTCCTGTCGTTCAGCCTGCCCAACGGCGAAAAGCTCGGGGAGATCGAGGCTCGCGTGGTCCGGACTCAGCAGTTGGTGGACGATCGGGGAAAAAGCTATTTCAAGCTGGGCGTTCAATTTACCAAGTGCGCGGAAGAGGATCGGGAGAAGATCGGCCGAGTGAGCCGCCAGCCTTCCTGA